A single region of the Drosophila miranda strain MSH22 chromosome 2, D.miranda_PacBio2.1, whole genome shotgun sequence genome encodes:
- the LOC108157293 gene encoding sialin isoform X1: protein MVCKSWTLPHRSAVPPASHGLLGSVRLTYAVCAFLSICLHSAMRSMLAMVILRMVKPRPEDSLLMALELERSNSTGPGQCGGPVFGPASGIQVTQQTGDLPWTRNQELTFPGVYYYGYVISIPLAGHLSDRFSSKRLFILSLVFEASAYCLLPTMAHHSYGAAVAGLVISGMCAGCGNPPLYQLFVTWAHPTERTSLLSFAYIGLLMGSIVVYPVANYLSDFAWELSFYVVGSVTLVFGISCHWLIYDTLDQHPRISNAEKAYLQREPLSRSQLNVPWRQLLSSLPVYAFILTHVFHNYTFLVLSVVMPRFMREAMQFTIHDVGVLSAAPYLGGMFSKLICVFSCGYVERRVGLNQSWMRRLLYVACSILTMVFIGVIIWAGCEQKTLVMLMYAFLYATTDMGFSAGYWPTLLYFAPSFAGLLSGLANCLAHLSGFLAPHLVAALVHTGTKAEWNIVLLTLILFNGMAMFVFGLFSSTRLQSWDPRRHAESLSANQDNVH from the exons ATGGTTTGCAAGTCGTGGACGCTGCCGCATCGGTCAGCAGTCCCTCCTGCGTCCCACGGTCTCTTGGGATCGGTTCGCCTCACGTACGCCGTGTGCGCCTTCCTGTCGATCTGCCTCCATTCTGCCATGCGCAGCATGCTCGCCATGGTCATACTACGTATGGTCAAGCCGCGACCCGAGGACAGCCTTCTGATGGCCCTGGAGCTCGAGCGTAGCAACTCGACTGGTCCGGGGCAGTGCGGAGGCCCTGTCTTTGGCCCGGCCTCGGGGATCCAGGTGACACAG CAGACGGGCGACCTGCCCTGGACACGCAACCAGGAGCTTACCTTTCCCGGCGTCTACTACTACGGCTACGTCATCTCGATCCCCCTGGCCGGACACCTGTCGGATCGGTTCAGCAGCAAGCGGCTGTTCATCCTGTCGCTGGTCTTCGAGGCTTCGGCATACTGCCTCCTCCCAACGATGGCGCATCACAGCTATGGCGCCGCGGTAGCCGGCTTGGTGATCTCCGGCATGTGTGCG GGATGCGGCAATCCGCCGCTATACCAGCTGTTCGTGACCTGGGCACATCCCACGGAACGGACGTCGCTGCTCTCGTTCGCATACATCGGCCTTCTCATGGGCTCTATTGTGGTCTATCCGGTGGCCAACTACCTCAGCGACTTTGCGTGGGAGCTGTCCTTCTATGTGGTTGGAAGTGTGACGCTGGTCTTCGGCATATCCTGCCACTGGCTCATCTACGACACCCTGGATCAGCATCCGCGCATTTCGAATGCGGAGAAGGCGTACTTACAAAGGGAGCCGTTGTCCAGAAGTCAA TTAAATGTTCCTTGGAGACAGCTGCTTTCCTCGCTTCCTGTGTATGCCTTCATCCTGACGCACGTCTTCCACAACTACACGTTCCTCGTGCTGTCCGTCGTGATGCCGCGCTTCATGCGAGAGGCCATGCAATTCACCATCCATGATGTCGGGGTTCTGTCGGCGGCTCCGTATCTGGGCGGCATGTTCTCAAAGCTGATATGCGTCTTTAGCTGCGGCTACGTGGAGCGGCGCGTGGGTCTCAATCAGAGCTGGATGCGTCGACTGCTGTATGTCGCCT GTAGCATTTTAACGATGGTTTTTATTGGCGTTATTATTTGGGCCGGATGCGAGCAGAAGACACTAGTGATGCTGATGTACGCGTTCCTTTACGCCACCACAGACATGGGTTTTAGTGCCGGCTACTGGCCCACACTGTTGTACTTCGCGCCTTCCTTTGCCGGTCTTCTATCGGGGCTGGCCAACTGTTTGGCCCACCTGTCTGGATTTCTGGCGCCCCATCTCGTGGCAGCTCTGGTGCATACT GGCACCAAGGCCGAGTGGAATATTGTGCTGCTGACACTGATCCTTTTCAATGGCATGGCCATGTTTGTGTTTGGGCTGTTCAGCAGTACGAGGCTGCAGTCTTGGGATCCACGCAGACACGCGGAGTCTTTAAGTGCAAATCAAGACAACGTTCATTAG
- the LOC108157293 gene encoding sialin isoform X2, producing the protein MVCKSWTLPHRSAVPPASHGLLGSVRLTYAVCAFLSICLHSAMRSMLAMVILRMVKPRPEDSLLMALELERSNSTGPGQCGGPVFGPASGIQVTQTGDLPWTRNQELTFPGVYYYGYVISIPLAGHLSDRFSSKRLFILSLVFEASAYCLLPTMAHHSYGAAVAGLVISGMCAGCGNPPLYQLFVTWAHPTERTSLLSFAYIGLLMGSIVVYPVANYLSDFAWELSFYVVGSVTLVFGISCHWLIYDTLDQHPRISNAEKAYLQREPLSRSQLNVPWRQLLSSLPVYAFILTHVFHNYTFLVLSVVMPRFMREAMQFTIHDVGVLSAAPYLGGMFSKLICVFSCGYVERRVGLNQSWMRRLLYVACSILTMVFIGVIIWAGCEQKTLVMLMYAFLYATTDMGFSAGYWPTLLYFAPSFAGLLSGLANCLAHLSGFLAPHLVAALVHTGTKAEWNIVLLTLILFNGMAMFVFGLFSSTRLQSWDPRRHAESLSANQDNVH; encoded by the exons ATGGTTTGCAAGTCGTGGACGCTGCCGCATCGGTCAGCAGTCCCTCCTGCGTCCCACGGTCTCTTGGGATCGGTTCGCCTCACGTACGCCGTGTGCGCCTTCCTGTCGATCTGCCTCCATTCTGCCATGCGCAGCATGCTCGCCATGGTCATACTACGTATGGTCAAGCCGCGACCCGAGGACAGCCTTCTGATGGCCCTGGAGCTCGAGCGTAGCAACTCGACTGGTCCGGGGCAGTGCGGAGGCCCTGTCTTTGGCCCGGCCTCGGGGATCCAGGTGACACAG ACGGGCGACCTGCCCTGGACACGCAACCAGGAGCTTACCTTTCCCGGCGTCTACTACTACGGCTACGTCATCTCGATCCCCCTGGCCGGACACCTGTCGGATCGGTTCAGCAGCAAGCGGCTGTTCATCCTGTCGCTGGTCTTCGAGGCTTCGGCATACTGCCTCCTCCCAACGATGGCGCATCACAGCTATGGCGCCGCGGTAGCCGGCTTGGTGATCTCCGGCATGTGTGCG GGATGCGGCAATCCGCCGCTATACCAGCTGTTCGTGACCTGGGCACATCCCACGGAACGGACGTCGCTGCTCTCGTTCGCATACATCGGCCTTCTCATGGGCTCTATTGTGGTCTATCCGGTGGCCAACTACCTCAGCGACTTTGCGTGGGAGCTGTCCTTCTATGTGGTTGGAAGTGTGACGCTGGTCTTCGGCATATCCTGCCACTGGCTCATCTACGACACCCTGGATCAGCATCCGCGCATTTCGAATGCGGAGAAGGCGTACTTACAAAGGGAGCCGTTGTCCAGAAGTCAA TTAAATGTTCCTTGGAGACAGCTGCTTTCCTCGCTTCCTGTGTATGCCTTCATCCTGACGCACGTCTTCCACAACTACACGTTCCTCGTGCTGTCCGTCGTGATGCCGCGCTTCATGCGAGAGGCCATGCAATTCACCATCCATGATGTCGGGGTTCTGTCGGCGGCTCCGTATCTGGGCGGCATGTTCTCAAAGCTGATATGCGTCTTTAGCTGCGGCTACGTGGAGCGGCGCGTGGGTCTCAATCAGAGCTGGATGCGTCGACTGCTGTATGTCGCCT GTAGCATTTTAACGATGGTTTTTATTGGCGTTATTATTTGGGCCGGATGCGAGCAGAAGACACTAGTGATGCTGATGTACGCGTTCCTTTACGCCACCACAGACATGGGTTTTAGTGCCGGCTACTGGCCCACACTGTTGTACTTCGCGCCTTCCTTTGCCGGTCTTCTATCGGGGCTGGCCAACTGTTTGGCCCACCTGTCTGGATTTCTGGCGCCCCATCTCGTGGCAGCTCTGGTGCATACT GGCACCAAGGCCGAGTGGAATATTGTGCTGCTGACACTGATCCTTTTCAATGGCATGGCCATGTTTGTGTTTGGGCTGTTCAGCAGTACGAGGCTGCAGTCTTGGGATCCACGCAGACACGCGGAGTCTTTAAGTGCAAATCAAGACAACGTTCATTAG
- the LOC108157293 gene encoding sialin isoform X3 — MGSIVVYPVANYLSDFAWELSFYVVGSVTLVFGISCHWLIYDTLDQHPRISNAEKAYLQREPLSRSQLNVPWRQLLSSLPVYAFILTHVFHNYTFLVLSVVMPRFMREAMQFTIHDVGVLSAAPYLGGMFSKLICVFSCGYVERRVGLNQSWMRRLLYVACSILTMVFIGVIIWAGCEQKTLVMLMYAFLYATTDMGFSAGYWPTLLYFAPSFAGLLSGLANCLAHLSGFLAPHLVAALVHTGTKAEWNIVLLTLILFNGMAMFVFGLFSSTRLQSWDPRRHAESLSANQDNVH; from the exons ATGGGCTCTATTGTGGTCTATCCGGTGGCCAACTACCTCAGCGACTTTGCGTGGGAGCTGTCCTTCTATGTGGTTGGAAGTGTGACGCTGGTCTTCGGCATATCCTGCCACTGGCTCATCTACGACACCCTGGATCAGCATCCGCGCATTTCGAATGCGGAGAAGGCGTACTTACAAAGGGAGCCGTTGTCCAGAAGTCAA TTAAATGTTCCTTGGAGACAGCTGCTTTCCTCGCTTCCTGTGTATGCCTTCATCCTGACGCACGTCTTCCACAACTACACGTTCCTCGTGCTGTCCGTCGTGATGCCGCGCTTCATGCGAGAGGCCATGCAATTCACCATCCATGATGTCGGGGTTCTGTCGGCGGCTCCGTATCTGGGCGGCATGTTCTCAAAGCTGATATGCGTCTTTAGCTGCGGCTACGTGGAGCGGCGCGTGGGTCTCAATCAGAGCTGGATGCGTCGACTGCTGTATGTCGCCT GTAGCATTTTAACGATGGTTTTTATTGGCGTTATTATTTGGGCCGGATGCGAGCAGAAGACACTAGTGATGCTGATGTACGCGTTCCTTTACGCCACCACAGACATGGGTTTTAGTGCCGGCTACTGGCCCACACTGTTGTACTTCGCGCCTTCCTTTGCCGGTCTTCTATCGGGGCTGGCCAACTGTTTGGCCCACCTGTCTGGATTTCTGGCGCCCCATCTCGTGGCAGCTCTGGTGCATACT GGCACCAAGGCCGAGTGGAATATTGTGCTGCTGACACTGATCCTTTTCAATGGCATGGCCATGTTTGTGTTTGGGCTGTTCAGCAGTACGAGGCTGCAGTCTTGGGATCCACGCAGACACGCGGAGTCTTTAAGTGCAAATCAAGACAACGTTCATTAG
- the LOC117186956 gene encoding uncharacterized protein LOC117186956, whose protein sequence is MQSYLIIALALMSLANAAPSDPDSYAPTEAVSVPLPESDKNHLCKFHEYLNGVRMGLFGVIMGINMDFMSKAETNFPNEFINFLTNRRREKNATLSLWQRNFGVDKDQIKMILRNRTVAQEWAKDHVFESHYLEMHVSLFNALRSLKERMVEEATRLKSSLSSETVAREHELFDDVNQFENSRRNGVNPITDLIDNLESKIENKYECST, encoded by the exons ATGCAGTCCTATTTGATTATAGCCCTGGCCTTGATG AGCCTGGCTAATGCAGCACCCAGTGATCCGGACAGTTACGCACCAACTGAGGCTGTTAGTGTTCCATTGCCGGAGTCGGACAAGAATCATTTGTGCAAATTTCACGAGTATCTCAATGGAGTTAGGATGGGACTTTTTGGGGTTATCATGGGCATCAACATGGACTTTATGTCTAAGGCAGAAACAAATTTCCCAAACGAATTTATTAACTTTTTAACGAATCGCCGCCGCGAAAAGAACGCAACTCTGAGCTTATGGCAAAGGAATTTCGGCGTCGACAAGGACCAGATAAAGATGATCCTGCGGAACAGGACTGTGGCTCAGGAGTGGGCAAAGGATCATGTGTTCGAGTCCCACTACCTTGAGATGCATGTGTCCTTGTTCAATGCACTGCGTTCCCTTAAGGAGCGTATGGTCGAAGAGGCAACCCGATTGAAGAGCAGCCTGAGCAGTGAAACTGTGGCTAGAGAGCACGAACTCTTCGATGACGTCAATCAATTTGAAAATTCAAGGAGAAACGGGGTTAATCCCATAACCGATTTAATAGACAATCTTGAATCGAAgattgaaaataaatatgaaTGTTCTACATAA
- the LOC108154174 gene encoding polyadenylate-binding protein-interacting protein 2, producing the protein MLLKVPSVDWSEQIIYVIDDDESLSDFDDEPDFSEYMWMENEEEFDKNELQRLEEEEIMQECIEAMMEDELEEQLNEWEKAKTEEQNTALSALPKSQCNVEKSVLNPMADEFVPRSHILDLPAS; encoded by the exons ATGTTGTTGAAGGTACCATCTGTGGACTGGTCGGAGCAAATCATTTATGTGATAGACGACGACGAGTCCCTGTCGGATTTCGACGATGAGCCAGATTTCTCCGAGTATATGTGGATGGAGAATGAGGAGGAGTTCGACAAGAAC GAACTCCAACGACTAGAGGAGGAGGAAATCATGCAGGAATGTATCGAGGCTATGATGGAGGACGAGCTGGAAGAGCAACTCAACGAATGGGAAAAGGCAAA AACGGAGGAGCAGAACACGGCACTTTCCGCGCTGCCTAAAAGTCAGTGCAATGTGGAAAAGTCGGTTTTGAATCCCATGGCCGATGAATTTGTACCGCGTAGTCATATATTGGACTTGCCCGCCTCGTAA
- the LOC117186908 gene encoding uncharacterized protein LOC117186908 encodes MTGCHHQQNRKIRRTWAIAQQDVPQRGPQQGLQQGPPQGPQDPQPTQHSLQSPKFERNWMLLQLHTQLNRKSNIGYPFTDPTSFHMDLRALMQRSDEMRESNDVDDDNLESGVSPEKSTISMSELDSDIHERNQQLLKENAALRSELKKLQGLEDELQQRKHKLKKMEMETRDAEEDMQILASSATMALKLLCTKEDANAKSQFFKTLFSPLGQDEKDLAQVEKLDTMFDTLLRDSINGYKQKQRDLVVQEVSVKYDNVVADSIEHYGKIMERKLVAQEKELAQSALRYLEVLRKHFVWKYMGNDSTKEAVLKFLKRSCQQMSEIL; translated from the exons ATGACTGGCTGTCATCATCAGCAGAACAGAAAG ATTCGACGAACATGGGCCATCGCTCAGCAGGATGTTCCACAACGCGGTCCACAGCAAGGACTGCAACAGGGGCCGCCGCAGGGTCCGCAGGACCCACAGCCGACGCAGCACAGTCTACAAAGTCCAAA GTTCGAGCGCAATtggatgctgctgcagctccacACACAGCTGAACAGGAAAAGCAACATTGGCTATCCCTTCACGGATCCAACCAGCTTCCACATGGATTTGCGCGCACTAATGCAGCGCAGCGATGAGATGAGAGAGTCGAATGACGTGGATGACGACAATCTGGAGTCGGGGGTCAGCCCAGAAAAGAGCACCATCTCGATGAGCGAGTTGGACAGCGATATACATGAGCGCAACCAGCAATTGTTAAAGGAAAATGCTGCTTTGCGCAGCGAGCTGAAGAAACTGCAGGGTCTTGAAGACGAGCTTCAGCAGCGAAAACATAAATTAAAGAaaatggagatggagacgAGGGATGCGGAAGAAGATATGCAAATACTCGCCTCCTCCGCCACTATGGCTCTCAAACTGCTGTGCACCAAAGAAGATGCCAATGCGAAGAGCCAATTCTTTAAGACCTTGTTCAGTCCGTTGGGTCAGGACGAGAAAGATTTGGCGCAAGTGGAGAAGCTTGACACGATGTTCGATACGCTATTGCGTGACTCCATCAATGGCTATAAGCAAAAACAACGCGACCTGGTGGTGCAGGAAGTTAGCGTAAAGTACGACAATGTTGTCGCCGACTCCATCGAGCATTATGGCAAGATTATGGAGCGAAAACTCGTCGCCCAGGAAAAAGAGCTGGCCCAGTCCGCCCTGAGGTACCTGGAGGTGCTCCGCAAGCACTTCGTCTGGAAGTACATGGGCAACGACAGCACAAAGGAGGCTGTCCTCAAGTTCTTGAAGCGGAGCTGCCAGCAGATGTCGGAGATTTTGTAA
- the LOC117186961 gene encoding uncharacterized protein LOC117186961 — MAAAAAAPANSNAPAPPSGVSSGATGVGAISGAQFREIHKNTWLKRLTTDGKKLTVGPKKSECSWVVFCVHDDTEALLEGYAEPRQAAGHMPEWAVSLRETLHISHALIPNSHEFEFVVTLSNEVLRFHAVSWEIMQEWVETLRSKLREMKILSPRENL, encoded by the exons ATGgctgcggcggctgcagcacCTGCGAACTCAAACGCACCTGCACCTCCGTCGGGCGTTAGCTCTGGCGCAACGGGAGTCGGGGCCATAAGCGGCGCCCAGTTTCGCGAAATACACAAGAATACGTGGTTGAAAAGACTGACGACCGATGGAAAGAAACTAACCGTCGGACCCAAG AAATCAGAGTGCAGCTGGGTGGTGTTCTGCGTGCACGATGACACGGAGGCCCTGCTGGAGGGCTATGCAGAGCCGCGCCAGGCAGCCGGCCACATGCCAGAGTGGGCGGTGTCATTGCGGGAGACGCTGCACATATCGCACGCCCTGATCCCCAATTCGCACGAGTTTGAATTTGTTGTAACGCTTAGCAATGAAGTGTTGCGCTTTCATGCCGTGTCATG GGAAATTATGCAAGAATGGGTGGAAACGCTGCGTTCGAAGTTGCGCGAAATGAAAATTCTGTCGCCGCGCGAAAACCTCTAA
- the LOC117186954 gene encoding uncharacterized protein LOC117186954 has product MLLQLHTQLNRKSNIGYPFTDPTSFHMDLRALMQRSDEMRESNDVDDDNLESGVSPEKSTISMSELDSDIHERNQQLLKENAALRSELKKLQGLEDELQQRKHKLKKMEMETRDAEEDMQILASSATMALKLLCTKEDANAKSQFFKTLFSPLGQDEKDLAQVEKLDTMFDTLLRDSINGYKQKQRDLVVQEVSVKYDNVVADSIEHYGKIMERKLVAQEKELAQSALRYLEVLRKHFVWKYMGNDSTKEAVLKFLKRSCQQMSEIL; this is encoded by the exons atgctgctgcagctccacACACAGCTGAACAGGAAAAGCAACATTGGCTATCCCTTCACGGATCCAACCAGCTTCCACATGGATTTGCGCGCACTAATGCAGCGCAGCGATGAGATGAGAGAGTCGAATGACGTGGATGACGACAATCTGGAGTCGGGG GTCAGCCCAGAAAAGAGCACCATCTCGATGAGCGAGTTGGACAGCGATATACATGAGCGCAACCAGCAATTGTTAAAGGAAAATGCTGCTTTGCGCAGCGAGCTGAAGAAACTGCAGGGTCTTGAAGACGAGCTTCAGCAGCGAAAACATAAATTAAAGAaaatggagatggagacgAGGGATGCGGAAGAAGATATGCAAATACTCGCCTCCTCCGCCACTATGGCTCTCAAACTGCTGTGCACCAAAGAAGATGCCAATGCGAAGAGCCAATTCTTTAAGACCTTGTTCAGTCCGTTGGGTCAGGACGAGAAAGATTTGGCGCAAGTGGAGAAGCTTGACACGATGTTCGATACGCTATTGCGTGACTCCATCAATGGCTATAAGCAAAAACAACGCGACCTGGTGGTGCAGGAAGTTAGCGTAAAGTACGACAATGTTGTCGCCGACTCCATCGAGCATTATGGCAAGATTATGGAGCGAAAACTCGTCGCCCAGGAAAAAGAGCTGGCCCAGTCCGCCCTGAGGTACCTGGAGGTGCTCCGCAAGCACTTCGTCTGGAAGTACATGGGCAACGACAGCACAAAGGAGGCTGTCCTCAAGTTCTTGAAGCGGAGCTGCCAGCAGATGTCGGAGATTTTGTAA